In Methanobacterium bryantii, the following proteins share a genomic window:
- a CDS encoding heavy metal translocating P-type ATPase has translation MDNKEIISCKTKDYKSSEPCSCGCSENSAENKEKQDNYQIEKIKDHYSCDEDSIQSKKESTCEKLDNSCGGGCSEGLTKNEENHSHHQHEDHCDCDEHSDHDGEESTDSCSCGCENTAENGHETCEIERSSHACGCGCSEGLLEERESLWTRKNLFVMITSAVLLPAGLYFNYFTGHEILSEILFLAVIAVSGYEIIKSGIKGLLNGNFSMNLLMTIAVAVSFAIGSGAEGAVIIFLFYIAEFLENYAGNRARKSIESLLKLAPDTATIKINGKNVKLDVNNVKVNDILIVRPGEKISLDGIVINGVSTVNQGAITGESIPVTKSKGDKIFAATLNEEGYLEVKVTKRSDETVLSKIINLVKESQKKKSSTEAFIERFAKYYTPAVVLIAAAVAIIPPLAFGQNLDTWIYRALVLLVISCPCSFLLSTPVAMVSGVTASTRNGVLIKGSKYIEEMRNIDTIVFDKTGTLTEGKLEVTDVLTLNNYSKNEILQIAGSLESKSKHPLAEAVINYVEESNMEFKEVKNFESITGNGVKGIINEKMFYIGKKSLFKGNPEFPEELINKLQNEGKSAIILGNDEHLLAVIGLMDRIRGLSKSTITGLKERNIKTVMLTGDNECTAKAVSSKIGIDKYYACLLPQDKVRIIDELLDKGEHVAMIGDGANDAPALARANVGIAMGAAGSDVAIETADIALMQDDISKINYLIDLSRKTMSVVKQNVSAALVIQLALAALAVFGLVSLWVAVTFGDVGLTLAVILNALQIGIKNKNDAIYENERHDLNIDYPNLKFKGQN, from the coding sequence ATGGATAATAAAGAAATAATTTCCTGCAAAACAAAGGATTACAAATCAAGTGAACCCTGCAGCTGCGGCTGCAGTGAAAATTCAGCTGAAAACAAAGAAAAACAGGATAATTATCAAATAGAAAAAATAAAAGACCACTACAGCTGTGATGAAGATTCAATCCAAAGCAAAAAAGAATCAACCTGTGAAAAATTAGATAATTCATGTGGCGGGGGCTGCAGCGAAGGTTTAACCAAAAATGAAGAGAACCATAGCCACCATCAGCACGAAGACCACTGCGACTGCGATGAACATTCAGATCATGATGGTGAAGAATCAACAGATTCATGCAGCTGCGGCTGTGAAAATACAGCCGAAAATGGACATGAAACATGTGAAATAGAACGTTCAAGTCATGCTTGTGGATGCGGCTGTAGTGAAGGACTACTTGAAGAAAGGGAATCTTTATGGACCAGAAAAAATCTCTTTGTTATGATTACATCAGCGGTACTGCTGCCTGCTGGACTGTACTTCAACTACTTTACAGGCCATGAAATACTATCTGAAATCCTGTTTCTGGCAGTTATAGCAGTATCAGGTTATGAAATAATTAAAAGCGGAATTAAAGGTCTTCTAAATGGTAATTTCAGCATGAACCTTTTAATGACCATAGCAGTTGCAGTTTCCTTTGCAATAGGATCCGGTGCAGAAGGTGCAGTGATAATATTCCTGTTCTATATCGCTGAATTTTTAGAAAACTACGCTGGAAACAGGGCACGAAAATCAATAGAAAGTCTATTAAAACTAGCTCCAGACACCGCTACCATTAAAATAAATGGTAAAAATGTTAAATTAGACGTAAATAATGTGAAAGTGAATGATATTCTCATTGTAAGACCTGGAGAGAAAATTTCACTTGATGGAATTGTGATTAATGGAGTATCAACAGTAAACCAGGGCGCAATTACTGGAGAAAGCATACCTGTTACTAAAAGTAAAGGGGATAAAATATTTGCAGCCACTTTAAATGAAGAGGGATATCTGGAAGTTAAAGTAACAAAGAGATCAGATGAAACAGTGCTTTCAAAGATTATAAATCTTGTAAAAGAATCACAGAAGAAAAAATCCAGCACTGAAGCTTTCATTGAAAGATTTGCAAAATACTACACCCCTGCCGTAGTGTTAATTGCAGCTGCAGTAGCGATAATACCTCCCCTTGCATTTGGACAGAATTTAGATACATGGATCTACAGGGCACTGGTCCTGCTGGTAATTTCATGTCCCTGCTCATTTTTACTGTCAACTCCAGTAGCTATGGTTTCAGGAGTAACTGCAAGTACAAGGAACGGTGTATTGATTAAAGGTTCTAAATACATTGAAGAAATGAGGAATATTGACACCATCGTCTTTGATAAAACAGGGACCCTTACAGAAGGAAAGCTGGAAGTCACTGATGTTTTGACCTTAAATAACTACTCCAAAAATGAAATTCTCCAGATAGCAGGGTCACTGGAATCTAAATCTAAACATCCCCTTGCAGAAGCTGTTATAAACTACGTTGAAGAATCAAATATGGAGTTTAAAGAAGTCAAAAACTTTGAATCAATTACTGGAAACGGTGTTAAAGGCATAATAAATGAAAAAATGTTTTATATAGGTAAAAAGAGTCTTTTTAAAGGCAACCCTGAGTTTCCTGAAGAGTTGATAAACAAACTTCAAAATGAGGGTAAAAGTGCCATAATCCTTGGTAACGATGAACACTTACTTGCAGTTATAGGATTAATGGACAGAATAAGGGGCCTTTCAAAAAGCACCATTACCGGACTTAAAGAAAGGAATATTAAAACTGTAATGCTCACTGGAGATAATGAATGCACTGCAAAAGCCGTATCTTCCAAAATAGGAATTGATAAGTACTATGCCTGCCTTTTGCCCCAAGACAAAGTCAGGATAATTGATGAACTACTGGATAAAGGTGAACATGTTGCAATGATCGGTGACGGTGCAAATGATGCCCCTGCACTTGCAAGGGCCAATGTAGGCATTGCAATGGGTGCTGCAGGATCAGATGTAGCAATAGAAACCGCAGATATAGCTTTAATGCAGGACGACATCTCCAAAATCAATTATCTCATCGATTTAAGTAGAAAAACCATGTCTGTAGTTAAACAAAACGTTTCAGCAGCTCTTGTAATCCAATTGGCACTTGCAGCACTTGCAGTATTTGGGCTTGTATCTCTGTGGGTAGCAGTTACCTTTGGAGATGTGGGTTTAACACTTGCTGTTATATTGAATGCGCTGCAAATAGGAATTAAAAATAAGAATGACGCTATTTATGAAAATGAGAGACATGATCTCAATATAGATTACCCCAATCTTAAATTTAAAGGTCAGAATTGA
- a CDS encoding ArsR/SmtB family transcription factor, translating to MEEKDTCEVVCVHEDNVKEIKSKMLEDELLFEVSDNFKIFGDSTRLKILYALSKKDLCVCDLAAVLGMSQSAISHQLRVLRSKNLVKFRREGKMAYYFLADDHVVSMIELGVEHTQEKL from the coding sequence ATGGAAGAGAAAGATACCTGTGAAGTTGTATGCGTGCATGAAGATAATGTTAAAGAAATAAAGTCCAAAATGCTTGAAGATGAACTCCTCTTTGAAGTTTCTGATAATTTCAAGATATTTGGAGATTCAACCAGGCTTAAAATATTGTACGCGTTATCTAAAAAGGATCTATGTGTTTGCGATTTAGCTGCAGTACTGGGTATGAGCCAATCAGCTATTTCTCACCAGCTTCGGGTTTTAAGAAGTAAAAATTTAGTTAAATTTAGAAGAGAAGGTAAAATGGCATATTATTTCCTTGCAGATGACCATGTTGTTTCAATGATCGAGTTAGGAGTAGAACATACTCAAGAAAAGCTGTAA
- a CDS encoding alpha/beta hydrolase: MTLKPVNYYETFISSIDTKICLSIYKQDKNKPVVVFLPGTMVSPLFYDEFLLKIAENGFNVVGVHFVSHGKSPKDKKVFSFEDMKQNVKDAITYVLTNFNNQTILMGSSQGGILAIAVAGEDNRIKAVFPHNILLPSLPESIEITRFPHILKYSYKSVVNFIKWNGKIFPGLQLPMTFYLSLNRVTESRKIKEDIYKDDSILKTYPLYFLSSLFGADMTKITDGSIKCPVVVIASIKDPLFSFSYTKKVYELIKAPEKEMVVFDEPYHLIFNECIENILDPIVEKLKEVKFD, from the coding sequence ATGACGTTAAAACCCGTGAATTATTATGAAACTTTTATTTCTTCAATTGATACTAAAATATGTTTATCTATTTACAAACAGGACAAAAATAAGCCAGTTGTTGTATTTTTACCAGGGACCATGGTCAGTCCACTTTTTTATGATGAATTTCTTTTAAAAATAGCTGAAAATGGGTTTAATGTAGTGGGAGTCCATTTTGTATCCCATGGTAAAAGCCCCAAAGACAAAAAAGTTTTCTCTTTTGAAGATATGAAACAGAACGTTAAAGACGCAATTACATATGTTTTAACTAATTTCAATAATCAAACAATATTAATGGGCTCCTCACAGGGTGGAATTTTAGCTATAGCTGTAGCAGGTGAAGATAATAGAATTAAAGCTGTTTTTCCACATAATATCCTGTTACCTTCCCTGCCCGAAAGCATTGAGATCACCAGGTTTCCCCACATCTTAAAATATTCTTATAAATCAGTTGTTAATTTTATAAAATGGAATGGAAAGATTTTTCCAGGGCTACAGTTGCCAATGACATTTTATCTTAGTTTAAATAGGGTCACTGAATCCAGAAAGATCAAAGAAGATATTTATAAAGACGATTCTATCTTAAAAACTTACCCTCTCTATTTTTTATCATCGCTCTTTGGGGCAGATATGACAAAAATTACAGACGGCAGCATAAAATGCCCTGTAGTTGTAATCGCTTCAATTAAAGACCCATTATTTTCATTTAGTTATACAAAAAAAGTTTATGAGTTGATAAAAGCACCTGAAAAAGAAATGGTTGTTTTTGATGAGCCTTATCACCTTATTTTTAATGAATGTATCGAAAATATACTTGATCCGATAGTAGAAAAGTTAAAAGAAGTGAAATTTGATTAA